One window of the Manihot esculenta cultivar AM560-2 chromosome 14, M.esculenta_v8, whole genome shotgun sequence genome contains the following:
- the LOC110630759 gene encoding calmodulin-like protein 3, which translates to MVLSPAMQLFLLLLLFLAGLLNFYFYVPSKKLCSWFQSFLFKNNPAASSKVSPQIERTCNTSSSCNAKNMGELRSVFATFDKNGDGFITKQELGESLKNIRIFMTEKEVEEMVLKFDSNGDGLIDYEEFCLLCDYSLGGGGSGGGQGLEDDGESGKEEAEVDLKEAFDVFDRDKDGLISVEELGLVLCSLGLKEGKRREDCREMIRKVDMDGDGMVNFDEFKRMMRNGTSNLISVC; encoded by the coding sequence ATGGTCTTATCACCTGCGATGCAGCTCTTTCTTCTACTTCTCCTCTTCCTCGCTGGTCTCCTCAATTTCTACTTCTACGTTCCTTCCAAGAAGCTGTGTTCTTGGTTCCAATCTTTTCTCTTCAAGAACAATCCTGCAGCTTCTTCCAAAGTTTCTCCACAGATTGAGAGGACTTGTAATACTTCTAGTTCTTGCAATGCCAAGAACATGGGAGAGCTGAGGAGTGTGTTTGCTACCTTTGACAAGAATGGAGATGGGTTTATAACAAAGCAAGAGCTGGGAGAGTCGCTCAAGAACATAAGAATCTTCATGACTGAGAAGGAAGTTGAGGAAATGGTGTTAAAGTTTGATTCTAATGGAGATGGGCTGATAGATTATGAAGAGTTTTGCCTCTTGTGTGACTACTCCCTGGGAGGCGGCGGCAGCGGTGGTGGTCAAGGATTGGAGGATGACGGTGAGAGTGGAAAAGAAGAAGCGGAAGTAGATTTGAAGGAGGCATTTGATGTGTTTGATAGAGATAAAGATGGATTGATATCAGTGGAAGAACTTGGATTGGTGTTGTGTTCTTTGGGATTAAAGGAAggaaagagaagagaagatTGCAGAGAAATGATTAGAAAAGTTGATATGGATGGAGATGGGATGGTTAATTTTGATGAATTCAAGAGGATGATGAGAAATGGAACCTCCAATCTTATCTCTGTGTGCTAA